Proteins co-encoded in one Sporosarcina sp. FSL K6-1522 genomic window:
- a CDS encoding beta-ketoacyl-ACP synthase III produces the protein MNAGLIGMGKYVPSGVLTNADLEKRIDTSDEWIRTMTGIEERHIAGDSIDTSDMAYHAAVDAIANAGITPEEIGLILVATVTPDRPFPSVATMIQERLGAKNAAAMDVSAACAGFMYGVVTAKHFIEAGTYDYVLVVGVEKLSRITDWEDRNTAVLFGDGAGAAVVGKVSEGRGILSFELGADGTGGKHLYQDRYIHMNGREVFKFAVRQMGESALSVIDKAGLTKKDVDFLIPHQANIRIMESSRERLGLPVEKMSKTIHKYGNTSAASIPISLIDDLADGKVKDDDILVLVGFGGGLTWGALCIKWGK, from the coding sequence ATGAACGCAGGTCTTATCGGCATGGGAAAGTATGTACCATCGGGAGTACTGACGAATGCGGATCTTGAAAAGCGAATAGATACGTCAGATGAATGGATTCGAACAATGACAGGGATTGAAGAGAGACATATTGCGGGGGATTCAATAGATACGTCGGATATGGCCTATCATGCTGCGGTGGATGCCATTGCAAATGCAGGTATTACACCGGAAGAAATCGGACTTATTCTTGTAGCTACGGTTACACCAGATCGTCCATTTCCGTCTGTAGCCACAATGATTCAAGAACGGCTAGGCGCAAAAAATGCAGCAGCGATGGATGTTTCAGCAGCCTGTGCGGGATTCATGTATGGGGTTGTAACGGCGAAGCATTTCATTGAAGCGGGCACATATGATTATGTCCTCGTAGTCGGTGTTGAGAAATTGTCTAGAATCACGGATTGGGAAGACCGTAATACGGCTGTCTTGTTCGGAGATGGTGCAGGCGCGGCAGTCGTCGGAAAAGTAAGCGAAGGGCGCGGAATTTTGTCCTTTGAGTTGGGGGCAGATGGTACAGGTGGAAAACATCTTTACCAAGATCGATATATTCACATGAACGGCCGTGAGGTCTTTAAATTTGCGGTTCGTCAAATGGGCGAATCCGCTTTAAGTGTGATTGACAAAGCGGGTTTGACAAAGAAAGACGTCGATTTCTTAATACCGCACCAGGCGAATATCCGTATTATGGAATCATCGAGAGAGCGTCTTGGTTTACCGGTTGAGAAAATGTCGAAGACTATCCATAAGTATGGGAATACGTCAGCTGCATCGATTCCGATTTCATTGATCGATGATTTGGCTGATGGGAAAGTAAAAGATGATGATATTCTTGTTCTTGTCGGATTTGGCGGAGGCCTTACATGGGGTGCGTTGTGTATTAAATGGGGTAAATGA
- a CDS encoding YjzD family protein codes for MRFVMAFFWSFCLVSMLNYVAGSIANIPFDFAAGAIVAVILAVLVIVLGESFPDGEVADH; via the coding sequence ATGAGATTCGTAATGGCATTTTTCTGGTCTTTCTGTTTAGTGTCCATGTTGAACTATGTAGCTGGCTCAATCGCCAACATACCTTTTGATTTCGCAGCAGGCGCAATTGTCGCGGTTATTCTCGCGGTCTTGGTCATCGTCCTTGGTGAATCTTTCCCAGATGGCGAAGTTGCAGATCATTAA